A window of Aeromicrobium sp. Root236 contains these coding sequences:
- a CDS encoding AAA family ATPase has protein sequence MSSNNAEQREIDAEQAYVDAVYERLDASAKVAQSLVVEGMARGHVGNEGGLVERDAMVYQASLRLSALNAAHDGLVFGRLNMLDGDSRYIGRIGVRDADREIMLIDWRAPAAAIFYQATAQEPAGVIRRRVLRCANDKVIGIEDDLLDADNAPDDLVVIGEGALLASLTRARDSSMHSVVATIQKEQDEAIRAPSRGATTIGGGPGTGKTVVALHRAAYLLYTDRRRFESGGVLVVGPSTVFMNYIERVLPSLGETSVTLRSLGEVVDGLRAMRHDEPVAAAAKGSSRMAAFLSRAAAAPMPGAPTEFRYFYKDDVLRLDADQLARIRRNLLSGGKRNRAYLKAPAALVDALWAQVAGDRALEKGEEEFVETVTTDDRFVDFVEEWWPPVEPIDVWRTLPDVIDELARGAFDAEELAALKASWQIGEPSIEDVPLIDELRYVIGEVPSTGGDEDDVPKQLMSFERREREDRDDRFRSTQSIEDDGFAHVLVDEAQDLSPMQWRMLGRRGRYASWTIVGDEAQSSWPHPKESAAARKAALEGKPEHAFRLSTNYRNSAEIYDLAAQVAAVAVPHPDLADAVRRTGEQPVHLTVGAADLVDAARRSAEEILDRVEGTVAIVAPTDRQAELTAQLADLLEQHPDRLRLLDGLATKGLEFDGVVVIEPDGITAESSAGWRTLYVVLTRATQLLTTVGTTDGWLSRIR, from the coding sequence GTGAGCTCGAACAACGCGGAACAGCGCGAGATCGACGCTGAGCAGGCGTACGTCGACGCCGTCTACGAGCGACTCGACGCGTCCGCCAAGGTCGCGCAGTCCCTCGTCGTCGAAGGCATGGCGCGCGGCCACGTCGGCAACGAGGGTGGCCTCGTCGAGCGCGACGCGATGGTCTACCAGGCGTCCTTGCGGCTGTCGGCGCTCAACGCCGCCCACGACGGCCTGGTCTTCGGCCGGCTCAACATGCTCGACGGCGACTCCCGCTACATCGGCCGCATCGGCGTACGCGACGCCGATCGCGAGATCATGCTCATCGACTGGCGGGCGCCGGCAGCCGCGATCTTCTACCAGGCCACGGCCCAGGAGCCGGCCGGTGTCATCCGTCGACGGGTCCTCCGCTGCGCCAACGACAAGGTCATCGGCATCGAGGACGACCTGCTCGACGCCGACAACGCCCCCGACGACCTCGTCGTCATCGGCGAGGGCGCCTTGCTGGCCAGCCTGACGCGTGCCCGCGACAGCTCGATGCACTCGGTCGTCGCGACGATCCAGAAGGAGCAGGACGAGGCGATCCGCGCGCCGAGTCGTGGGGCCACGACGATCGGCGGCGGCCCGGGCACCGGCAAGACCGTCGTCGCGCTGCATCGCGCGGCCTACCTGCTCTACACCGATCGCCGGCGCTTCGAGTCCGGCGGCGTGCTGGTCGTCGGTCCGTCGACCGTGTTCATGAACTACATCGAGCGGGTGCTCCCGAGCCTCGGCGAGACCAGCGTGACCCTGCGCTCGCTCGGTGAGGTCGTCGACGGGCTGCGCGCGATGCGTCACGACGAGCCGGTCGCGGCGGCAGCCAAGGGCTCGTCGCGGATGGCAGCGTTCCTCAGCCGCGCCGCTGCGGCGCCGATGCCGGGAGCGCCGACCGAGTTCCGCTACTTCTACAAGGACGACGTCCTGCGGCTCGACGCCGACCAGCTCGCGCGCATCCGGCGCAACCTGCTGTCGGGCGGCAAGCGCAACCGGGCCTACCTCAAGGCGCCGGCCGCCCTGGTCGACGCGTTGTGGGCCCAGGTCGCGGGCGATCGCGCTCTCGAGAAGGGTGAGGAGGAGTTCGTCGAGACCGTCACGACGGATGACCGCTTCGTCGACTTCGTCGAGGAGTGGTGGCCGCCTGTCGAGCCGATCGACGTGTGGCGCACGCTGCCCGACGTCATCGACGAGCTGGCTCGTGGAGCCTTCGACGCCGAGGAGCTGGCGGCGCTCAAGGCGTCGTGGCAGATCGGCGAGCCCAGCATCGAGGACGTCCCGCTGATCGACGAGCTCCGCTACGTCATCGGCGAGGTGCCGTCGACCGGCGGGGACGAGGACGACGTGCCCAAGCAGCTCATGAGCTTCGAGCGGCGCGAGCGTGAGGACCGCGACGACCGGTTCCGCTCGACCCAGAGCATCGAGGACGACGGCTTCGCCCACGTGCTCGTCGACGAGGCCCAGGACCTCTCGCCGATGCAGTGGCGCATGCTGGGCCGCCGAGGCCGCTACGCCAGCTGGACGATCGTGGGCGACGAGGCGCAGTCGTCGTGGCCGCACCCCAAGGAGTCCGCGGCCGCGCGCAAGGCCGCCCTCGAGGGCAAGCCCGAGCACGCGTTCCGGCTGTCGACCAACTACCGCAACTCGGCCGAGATCTACGACCTTGCGGCCCAGGTCGCCGCCGTCGCGGTGCCGCACCCCGACCTCGCTGACGCCGTGCGTCGCACCGGCGAGCAGCCCGTGCACCTCACAGTCGGCGCTGCCGACCTCGTGGACGCCGCGCGCCGCAGCGCCGAGGAGATCCTCGACCGGGTCGAGGGCACGGTCGCGATCGTGGCCCCGACCGACCGCCAGGCCGAGCTGACCGCTCAGCTCGCCGACCTGCTCGAGCAGCACCCTGATCGCCTGCGGCTGCTCGACGGTCTCGCGACCAAGGGTCTCGAGTTCGACGGGGTCGTCGTGATCGAGCCGGACGGGATCACGGCCGAGTCGAGCGCCGGCTGGCGCACCCTGTACGTCGTCCTCACTCGTGCGACGCAGCTCCTGACGACCGTCGGCACGACAGACGGCTGGTTGTCGCGGATCCGATGA
- a CDS encoding ArgE/DapE family deacylase, with amino-acid sequence MEIDVDLIRRDLAQIINIPSVGGSDAEVAVQRWCAATLTGLGMEVDQWTIDLDDVRKSGDYPGEEVEREEALGCVGVSGPGTPALILNGHVDVVPPGDPETWTNADPWLLREDDEQWYGRGVCDMKGGVVAIIAAARAVSGIELTRPFAVHTVIGEEDGGLGTYATLLRGHVGEACVIAEPTDGQIVSANAGSLTFRIEVVGRATHGSMRATGHSAITAFERLHRALAELETVRNAAPPHPFGELPWPISVGIVHAGDWASTVPDLLVAEGRYGVMPGESFADAKAAFENALASAAATDPWLADNPPTVTWPGGHFAAGRLPDGDPFGDQVIDAVMAADEPRPRLTGAPYGSDLRQYAALGIPTVQYGPGDVANAHAVDERVAIAEVVTCAKAYAELILARCR; translated from the coding sequence ATGGAGATCGATGTCGACCTGATCCGGCGTGACCTGGCGCAGATCATCAACATCCCCAGCGTGGGCGGATCCGACGCGGAGGTCGCCGTCCAACGGTGGTGTGCCGCGACCCTGACGGGCCTCGGCATGGAGGTCGACCAGTGGACGATCGACCTCGATGACGTACGCAAGTCCGGGGACTATCCCGGCGAGGAGGTCGAGCGCGAGGAAGCCCTCGGCTGCGTCGGCGTCTCCGGGCCCGGCACTCCCGCGCTGATCCTCAACGGCCACGTCGACGTCGTGCCACCCGGCGACCCGGAGACCTGGACCAACGCCGACCCGTGGCTCCTGCGGGAGGACGACGAGCAGTGGTACGGCCGGGGGGTCTGCGACATGAAGGGCGGCGTCGTCGCGATCATCGCCGCCGCACGTGCCGTCAGCGGCATTGAGCTGACCCGGCCGTTTGCGGTGCACACCGTGATCGGCGAGGAGGACGGCGGCCTCGGCACGTACGCCACGCTGCTTCGCGGTCACGTCGGCGAGGCCTGTGTAATCGCCGAGCCGACCGACGGTCAGATCGTGTCGGCCAACGCCGGCTCGCTCACGTTCCGCATCGAGGTCGTCGGCCGGGCGACACACGGCTCCATGCGCGCGACCGGCCACAGCGCCATCACCGCGTTCGAGCGACTGCACCGCGCACTCGCCGAGCTCGAGACCGTACGCAATGCGGCTCCCCCGCACCCGTTCGGCGAGCTGCCCTGGCCGATCAGCGTCGGCATCGTGCACGCCGGCGACTGGGCCAGCACCGTCCCTGACCTGCTGGTGGCCGAAGGACGCTACGGGGTGATGCCCGGGGAGTCGTTCGCCGACGCCAAGGCCGCGTTCGAGAACGCCCTGGCGTCCGCAGCGGCCACCGACCCGTGGCTGGCCGACAACCCGCCGACGGTCACCTGGCCGGGCGGGCACTTCGCCGCCGGACGACTGCCTGACGGCGACCCGTTCGGCGACCAGGTCATCGACGCCGTCATGGCCGCCGACGAGCCCCGGCCACGGCTCACGGGTGCGCCGTACGGCTCTGACCTCCGCCAGTACGCAGCGCTGGGGATCCCGACCGTGCAGTACGGGCCCGGCGACGTCGCCAACGCCCACGCCGTCGACGAGCGCGTCGCGATCGCCGAGGTCGTGACGTGCGCCAAGGCGTACGCCGAGCTGATCCTCGCCCGCTGCCGCTAG
- a CDS encoding nucleotidyltransferase domain-containing protein encodes MRAIPDSFDPVVVAEIDRRLRTVADQEQVTIPWAIESGSRAWGFPSPDSDYDCRFLYVRSESAYLSPWLGRDVIETPLDEVYDVNGWDLRKALQLLVKGNAVVVEWLRSPYVYSGEDAFRRELLSLADDVADRSAVGRHYVHVALGQWQRYGEAREMPLKKLFYVLRPAATVRRLEAHPDSAVPPMEITPLLLESGASDEVRDLVAELVALKARTREIGVGVAPPPLLAYAEETLALGETLFPRDRVPDAAARRERATEFFRQAVRAYGPS; translated from the coding sequence ATGCGTGCGATCCCCGACTCGTTCGACCCCGTCGTCGTGGCGGAGATCGACCGGCGCCTCCGCACGGTGGCGGACCAGGAGCAGGTCACGATCCCGTGGGCGATCGAGAGCGGCAGCCGGGCTTGGGGATTCCCGTCGCCGGACAGCGACTACGACTGCCGGTTCCTCTACGTGAGGTCCGAGAGCGCCTACCTCTCGCCGTGGCTGGGCCGCGACGTGATCGAGACTCCGCTCGACGAGGTCTACGACGTGAACGGCTGGGATCTCCGCAAGGCACTGCAGCTCCTGGTCAAGGGCAATGCGGTCGTCGTGGAGTGGTTGCGGTCGCCGTACGTGTACTCCGGCGAGGACGCGTTCCGGCGTGAGCTCCTGAGCTTGGCCGACGACGTCGCCGACCGGTCGGCGGTGGGCCGTCACTACGTGCACGTCGCTCTCGGCCAGTGGCAGCGCTACGGAGAAGCCCGTGAGATGCCGCTGAAGAAGCTGTTCTACGTGCTCCGTCCGGCGGCGACGGTCCGCCGGCTCGAGGCGCACCCTGACTCAGCCGTGCCACCCATGGAGATCACCCCGCTGCTCTTGGAGAGCGGTGCGAGCGACGAGGTGCGCGATCTGGTTGCGGAGCTGGTCGCCCTGAAGGCGCGGACCCGTGAGATCGGCGTCGGTGTCGCGCCACCTCCGCTGCTGGCGTATGCCGAGGAGACTCTCGCGCTCGGGGAGACCCTGTTTCCCCGCGATCGAGTGCCGGATGCTGCGGCACGTCGGGAGCGTGCGACCGAGTTCTTCCGCCAGGCTGTACGCGCATACGGCCCCAGCTGA
- a CDS encoding LysE family translocator produces the protein MGIHWWAFLGVVVLAYAIPGPDFAVILRSATRGWRTGMAAALGALSGLCVHMLIAAVGLSVLLARSPEALATIRWAGAAYLVWLGIGLVRASFRDDDRDEGPPPVSTRRAFTQAMLTNLLNPKAILFFASVIPQFVVGGTSTTLQVLALGTVDVLTGLVFYSLLVSVAAALSAWFARPKVRKRWDRATGGVLAGLGGALATTKL, from the coding sequence ATGGGCATCCACTGGTGGGCATTCCTCGGCGTCGTGGTGCTCGCGTACGCGATTCCGGGGCCCGACTTCGCAGTGATCCTCCGCTCGGCGACGCGCGGCTGGCGAACCGGCATGGCCGCGGCGCTCGGTGCGCTCAGCGGCCTGTGCGTCCACATGCTCATCGCCGCGGTCGGGCTGTCCGTGCTGCTGGCCCGCTCGCCGGAGGCGCTGGCCACGATCCGATGGGCCGGCGCGGCGTACCTCGTGTGGCTCGGCATCGGCCTGGTCCGCGCGAGCTTCCGTGACGACGACCGTGATGAGGGCCCGCCACCGGTGTCGACTCGGCGGGCGTTCACCCAGGCGATGCTGACCAACCTGCTCAACCCCAAGGCGATCCTGTTCTTCGCGTCGGTGATCCCCCAGTTCGTCGTCGGTGGGACGTCGACGACGCTGCAGGTGCTGGCCCTCGGCACCGTCGACGTCCTGACCGGGCTGGTGTTCTACTCGTTGCTGGTGTCCGTCGCGGCGGCCCTCAGCGCGTGGTTCGCGCGGCCCAAGGTCCGGAAGCGGTGGGACAGGGCGACCGGAGGCGTGCTCGCAGGGCTCGGCGGCGCACTCGCCACCACCAAGCTCTGA
- a CDS encoding RCC1 domain-containing protein → MTAILRAAAAFLLTATALALGTSSAKAATPTWLSVATGGYHTCAIATNHALYCWGQNDDGELGLGDNKQREEPTRVGTSTSWVSVAAGTYHTCARHSSGSLYCWGDNYYRQLGVGGYEDRLTPTKVGTSTKWTSVSLGSVHTCARYSSGTLYCWGDNYSGQLGLGDNDSRDTPKKVGTSTSWIDVSAGGDHTCARRASGSLYCWGENGNGQLGLGDTAPRATPVQVGTSTQWVGVNSGGYHTCARHSTGSLYCWGENSQGQLGLNDTAERHKPVKVGTSTQWRSVEGGEFHTCARHSSGSLYCWGQNAYGQLGIGDVLGPWKPVKVGSSTSWSAVSVGAYFTCARHSSGSLYCWGHNTYGQLGVGDLDKRVTPTKVG, encoded by the coding sequence ATGACGGCAATCCTGCGAGCGGCTGCGGCATTCCTGCTGACGGCCACGGCACTGGCACTCGGTACGAGCTCGGCCAAGGCCGCGACGCCGACGTGGCTGTCGGTGGCCACGGGCGGCTACCACACGTGTGCGATCGCGACGAACCACGCGCTCTACTGCTGGGGGCAGAACGACGACGGTGAGCTCGGCCTCGGCGACAACAAGCAACGCGAGGAGCCGACTCGCGTCGGGACGTCCACGAGCTGGGTGTCCGTGGCCGCTGGCACCTATCACACGTGCGCGCGGCACAGCAGCGGTTCGCTCTACTGCTGGGGCGACAACTACTACAGGCAGCTCGGCGTCGGCGGCTACGAGGATCGCCTGACCCCGACGAAGGTCGGCACCTCGACGAAGTGGACGAGCGTGTCCCTGGGCAGCGTCCACACATGCGCCCGGTACAGCTCGGGCACCCTCTACTGCTGGGGTGACAACTACTCCGGTCAGCTCGGCCTGGGCGACAACGACAGCAGGGACACGCCGAAGAAGGTCGGCACGTCCACCAGCTGGATCGACGTCTCGGCAGGCGGCGACCACACCTGCGCCCGTCGCGCTTCCGGATCCCTCTACTGCTGGGGAGAGAACGGCAACGGGCAGCTCGGGCTCGGTGACACCGCTCCCCGCGCCACGCCGGTCCAGGTCGGCACCTCGACCCAGTGGGTGGGCGTCAACTCCGGCGGCTACCACACCTGCGCCCGCCACAGCACCGGTTCGCTCTACTGCTGGGGAGAGAACAGCCAGGGGCAGCTGGGGCTCAATGACACCGCCGAGAGGCACAAGCCCGTCAAGGTCGGCACCTCGACCCAGTGGCGGTCCGTCGAGGGCGGCGAGTTCCACACCTGCGCCCGCCACAGCAGCGGATCGCTCTACTGCTGGGGCCAGAACGCGTACGGGCAGCTCGGTATCGGTGACGTGCTCGGTCCCTGGAAACCGGTCAAGGTCGGCAGCTCCACGAGCTGGAGCGCCGTGTCCGTCGGTGCGTACTTCACGTGTGCTCGCCACAGCAGCGGATCGTTGTACTGCTGGGGACACAACACCTACGGACAGCTGGGCGTGGGCGACCTGGACAAGCGGGTGACCCCCACCAAGGTCGGCTGA
- a CDS encoding anthranilate synthase family protein, whose translation MTQLDDLLAQPAFALIRVRDSDTVTLVGGPRTDLDQLADVPLVPGSDRAWNHVVLVPYAQVRERGFEAHQDGTPLTAIEAAYSAELPIAELMDLLPDAPIEFADRGGFETTDDAYAEMVRTIIDEEIGQGEGANLVIGRHYRAQVSDWGHDGALTVFRRLLERERGAFWTFCIFTGDRYLIGASPERHVSVEDGQVRMNPISGTFRMRGLETPADRKRELLRFLKDEKEIYELFMVVDEELKMMCDICHEGGLVLGPYLKPMTHLVHTEYLLAGRTNRDVREVLRDSMFAATVTGSPVENACRLIKKYEPEGRGYYAAVAALIGRDDDGNPLADAPILIRTADVDLDGNLKVTAGATLVRDSDAMYETKETWAKASGILSAFGLVDAAPEPVEGFDAFTREDEVLIALGSRNQRLSQFWLTDQSGAAPVSTLTGKRVVIVDGEDDFVNMLSHVFGVLGMTTDIVRHDVYAEGDLDGYDLVVVGPGPGDPRDLEDPKMAVLHGLVTGLLETRRPFLAVCLGHQVLSHNIGLDLAFKDIVFQGTQSRLEVLGRPETVGFYNTFVARVPSSGLPDGVTVETDPESGDIHHVAGPHYRGVQFHAESILTQNGFGILRDLVTDLIG comes from the coding sequence ATGACCCAGCTCGACGACCTCCTGGCCCAGCCCGCGTTCGCCCTGATCCGCGTACGTGACTCCGACACCGTCACGCTCGTCGGCGGCCCGCGCACCGACCTCGACCAGCTCGCGGACGTCCCGCTGGTGCCGGGCAGCGACCGCGCGTGGAACCACGTGGTGCTCGTGCCGTACGCCCAGGTGCGCGAGCGCGGCTTCGAGGCGCACCAGGACGGCACACCGCTGACCGCGATCGAGGCTGCGTACAGCGCCGAGCTGCCGATCGCCGAGCTCATGGACCTGCTGCCGGACGCACCGATCGAGTTCGCCGACCGCGGCGGTTTCGAGACGACCGACGACGCGTACGCCGAGATGGTCCGCACGATCATCGACGAGGAGATCGGGCAGGGCGAGGGCGCGAACCTCGTGATCGGCCGGCACTACCGCGCCCAGGTGTCCGACTGGGGACACGACGGCGCGCTCACCGTGTTCCGCCGGTTGCTCGAGCGCGAGCGCGGCGCGTTCTGGACGTTCTGCATCTTCACGGGCGACCGCTACCTGATCGGCGCGAGCCCGGAGCGCCACGTCAGCGTCGAGGACGGCCAGGTGCGGATGAACCCCATCAGCGGCACGTTCCGCATGCGCGGGCTCGAGACCCCCGCCGACCGCAAGCGCGAGCTGCTGCGGTTCCTCAAGGACGAGAAGGAGATCTACGAGCTCTTCATGGTCGTCGACGAGGAGCTCAAGATGATGTGCGACATCTGCCACGAGGGTGGACTCGTGCTCGGGCCCTACCTCAAGCCGATGACGCATCTCGTGCACACCGAGTACCTCCTTGCGGGGCGCACCAACCGTGACGTGCGCGAGGTCCTGCGCGACTCGATGTTCGCCGCGACGGTCACCGGCAGCCCCGTCGAGAACGCGTGCCGTCTGATCAAGAAGTACGAGCCCGAGGGTCGTGGCTACTACGCCGCCGTGGCTGCGCTCATCGGCCGCGACGACGACGGCAACCCGCTCGCGGACGCGCCGATCCTCATTCGTACCGCTGACGTCGACCTCGACGGCAACCTCAAGGTCACCGCGGGCGCGACCCTCGTACGCGACTCCGACGCGATGTACGAGACCAAGGAGACGTGGGCCAAGGCGTCCGGCATCCTCAGCGCGTTCGGGCTCGTGGATGCCGCCCCCGAGCCGGTCGAGGGCTTCGACGCGTTCACCCGTGAGGACGAGGTGCTGATCGCGCTCGGCTCCCGCAACCAGCGGCTCAGCCAGTTCTGGCTCACCGACCAGTCCGGGGCCGCCCCGGTGTCGACGTTGACCGGCAAGCGCGTCGTGATCGTCGACGGCGAGGACGACTTCGTCAACATGCTGTCCCACGTGTTCGGGGTCCTCGGCATGACGACCGACATCGTGCGTCACGACGTCTACGCCGAGGGTGACCTCGACGGCTACGACCTCGTCGTCGTCGGCCCAGGTCCCGGCGATCCGCGTGACCTCGAGGATCCCAAGATGGCGGTGCTGCACGGCCTCGTCACGGGACTGCTCGAGACGCGTCGACCGTTCCTCGCGGTGTGCCTGGGTCATCAGGTGCTGAGCCACAACATCGGTCTCGACCTCGCGTTCAAGGACATCGTCTTCCAAGGGACGCAGAGCCGTCTCGAGGTGCTGGGTCGCCCCGAGACGGTCGGCTTCTACAACACGTTCGTCGCGCGGGTGCCCTCCTCAGGGCTGCCCGACGGCGTCACGGTGGAGACGGATCCGGAGAGCGGCGACATCCATCACGTCGCCGGCCCCCACTACCGCGGCGTGCAGTTCCACGCCGAGTCGATCCTCACGCAGAACGGCTTCGGCATCCTCCGCGACCTCGTCACCGACCTGATCGGCTGA
- a CDS encoding metallophosphoesterase: protein MNRALKVLLLVLLAVGVALPTAYSTFIHSEREVVIGAHDATVQPTFSGYARIDFGTLIPKIRVPAEAPLGLGVDVRLGDSEITDLDQLVARDAVIASQPQGEIASVRSTLTSMLIDAVMRAVGAALIAVLIAILAWRAIGAERRRMIWAAARHPRRRQVLGAVGVAVVTIAALVLVAAPERPRSTDEAWLPIDSVFPELPSDDVLNKVEIAQGASTSGSKAIVEGALATYRTSVSFYGKLAVSAATTQVRTPSDGETTALVVTDRHDNIGMDPVARAIADRARARMLIDLGDDTSNGASWETFSINSLAREFRDFDIVSVAGNHDTGPTVPKQMKDKGFTVLDGKPVTVGGVRFVGSNDPRSSGLTAGYNGNPTDNTHALRQQDDELQKAACEDGNVSVIAVHSPSSATRAAASGCVDLVLSGHLHRQVGPTTTTGANGRSTTTLTTGSTGGAVYAFALGSKLRREAQVTIVTFADGKPVGLQPVSFEPGGIIQVDPYTPLTPSPR, encoded by the coding sequence ATGAACCGGGCTCTCAAGGTCCTGCTGCTCGTCCTCCTCGCGGTGGGCGTCGCGCTGCCGACCGCCTACTCGACGTTCATCCACAGCGAGCGCGAGGTCGTCATCGGCGCCCACGACGCGACGGTGCAGCCGACCTTCAGCGGCTACGCCCGCATCGACTTCGGCACGCTGATCCCCAAGATCCGCGTCCCCGCGGAGGCGCCGCTGGGACTCGGCGTCGATGTACGGCTGGGTGACAGCGAGATCACCGACCTCGACCAGCTGGTCGCCCGAGACGCCGTGATCGCCTCGCAGCCGCAGGGCGAGATCGCGTCCGTACGCTCGACGCTCACGTCGATGCTGATCGACGCGGTGATGCGGGCCGTGGGCGCCGCGCTGATCGCCGTGCTCATCGCGATTCTGGCCTGGCGTGCCATCGGCGCCGAGCGGCGACGGATGATCTGGGCGGCTGCGCGCCATCCGCGCCGCCGTCAGGTCCTGGGCGCCGTGGGGGTCGCGGTCGTCACGATCGCCGCCCTGGTGCTCGTGGCCGCGCCCGAACGTCCGCGGTCGACCGACGAGGCGTGGTTGCCGATCGACTCGGTGTTCCCGGAGCTGCCCTCCGACGACGTGCTCAACAAGGTCGAGATCGCCCAGGGGGCGTCGACCAGCGGCAGCAAGGCCATCGTCGAGGGCGCCCTGGCGACCTACCGGACGTCGGTCTCGTTCTACGGCAAGCTCGCGGTCAGCGCCGCGACGACGCAGGTGCGTACGCCCTCGGACGGCGAGACGACGGCTCTCGTCGTGACGGACCGGCACGACAACATCGGCATGGATCCCGTCGCACGGGCGATCGCTGACCGGGCGAGGGCTCGCATGCTGATCGACCTCGGCGACGACACGTCCAACGGCGCGAGCTGGGAGACGTTCAGCATCAACTCGCTGGCGCGTGAGTTCCGCGACTTCGACATCGTGTCGGTCGCCGGCAACCACGACACCGGCCCGACGGTGCCCAAACAGATGAAGGACAAGGGCTTCACGGTGCTCGACGGCAAGCCGGTCACGGTCGGCGGAGTCCGCTTCGTCGGCAGCAACGATCCGCGCAGCTCCGGCCTCACCGCCGGCTACAACGGCAACCCCACCGACAACACGCACGCGTTGCGCCAGCAGGACGACGAGCTGCAGAAGGCGGCGTGCGAGGACGGCAACGTCAGCGTGATCGCGGTGCACTCGCCGTCATCGGCCACACGGGCCGCGGCGTCGGGCTGCGTCGACCTCGTGCTCTCCGGCCACCTGCACCGACAGGTCGGGCCCACGACGACCACCGGTGCCAACGGCCGTTCGACCACGACGTTGACGACCGGGTCGACCGGCGGCGCCGTCTACGCGTTCGCGCTGGGCAGCAAGCTCCGCCGCGAGGCCCAGGTCACGATCGTGACGTTCGCCGACGGCAAGCCGGTGGGACTGCAGCCGGTGAGCTTCGAGCCCGGCGGCATCATCCAGGTCGATCCCTACACGCCCCTCACCCCGAGCCCGCGCTAG
- a CDS encoding carboxypeptidase-like regulatory domain-containing protein: MHVRRPVRALLTAVLLAATVLVGTAGSPAVAASTSAVKGAVTLDGKALSGVKVTLMWTDDGDYYIPIGTDTTDSNGVYSFSKVTYQSDYGFRVRLVDPQARAVTTERSVVLKPGTTVTRNVWMDKAGSLRGKVARADGASPTTVRLDLDGPDITIGVPDNFEYAYPTTVKPAADGTWVLKGLPAGDYDVKFHDTAKTYADQCYHNVKAGLDDDESTACRSEITPAATTTTLTEGQNKTLSTETMSHLANRITGTVTDTSGNPLKGVSVLPWRAGSGTTNGQEWDAVTQASGNFKVGYLPDGQWQLEIAGENNVYAPEWYDDSVLRSGAATLPLSGGQLTTGLTIKLKSNATVTTTTSVGTTSVKFAISVSRRAGGVGYGDVTVSRGTVTKTAHLSGGKATISLFGIPAGTRTFTISYSGTASTAPAVIKKVVAVN, encoded by the coding sequence ATGCACGTCCGTCGTCCCGTACGCGCGCTGCTCACCGCAGTGCTCCTCGCCGCCACCGTCCTGGTGGGCACCGCCGGCTCGCCCGCCGTTGCCGCAAGCACCTCGGCCGTCAAGGGCGCCGTCACGCTCGACGGCAAGGCGCTGAGCGGCGTCAAGGTCACGTTGATGTGGACGGACGACGGTGACTACTACATCCCCATCGGCACCGACACGACGGACAGCAACGGGGTCTACTCGTTCAGCAAGGTGACCTATCAGTCCGACTACGGGTTCCGGGTGCGGCTCGTCGACCCGCAGGCCCGGGCCGTCACGACCGAGCGCAGCGTCGTCCTCAAGCCCGGCACCACGGTGACCCGCAACGTCTGGATGGACAAGGCCGGCAGCCTGCGCGGCAAGGTTGCCCGTGCCGACGGCGCCTCGCCGACCACGGTCCGGCTCGACCTGGACGGGCCCGACATCACCATCGGTGTGCCCGACAACTTCGAGTACGCCTACCCGACCACCGTCAAGCCTGCTGCCGACGGCACGTGGGTGCTCAAGGGGCTGCCCGCGGGCGACTACGACGTCAAGTTCCACGACACGGCCAAGACGTACGCCGACCAGTGCTACCACAACGTCAAGGCGGGTCTGGACGACGACGAGTCGACCGCGTGCCGGTCGGAGATCACCCCCGCCGCAACCACCACGACGCTGACCGAGGGCCAGAACAAGACCCTGAGCACCGAGACCATGTCCCACCTCGCCAACCGCATCACCGGCACCGTGACCGACACGTCGGGCAACCCGCTCAAGGGCGTCAGCGTCCTGCCGTGGCGCGCGGGCTCCGGCACCACGAATGGTCAGGAGTGGGACGCGGTGACCCAGGCCAGCGGCAACTTCAAGGTCGGCTACCTGCCCGACGGCCAGTGGCAGCTCGAGATCGCCGGCGAGAACAACGTCTATGCCCCCGAGTGGTACGACGACTCGGTCCTCCGGTCCGGTGCCGCCACCCTCCCGCTGTCGGGCGGGCAGCTCACCACCGGGCTCACGATCAAGCTCAAGTCGAATGCCACGGTCACCACCACGACGTCGGTCGGCACGACGTCGGTCAAGTTCGCCATCTCGGTGTCGCGGCGTGCAGGCGGTGTGGGCTACGGGGACGTGACGGTCTCGCGTGGCACGGTGACCAAGACCGCCCACCTGTCGGGCGGCAAGGCGACGATTTCGCTCTTTGGCATCCCTGCCGGCACCCGCACCTTTACGATTTCGTATTCCGGCACCGCCTCCACCGCCCCCGCGGTGATCAAGAAGGTCGTCGCCGTCAACTGA